In Limnohabitans sp. INBF002, one genomic interval encodes:
- the rpsL gene encoding 30S ribosomal protein S12 — protein MPTINQLVRQGREVETTKSKSPAMQNSPQRRGVCTRVYTTTPKKPNSALRKVAKVRLTNGFEVISYIGGEGHNLQEHSVVLVRGGRVKDLPGVRYHIVRGSLDLQGVKDRKQSRSKYGAKKPKAK, from the coding sequence ATGCCAACCATCAATCAACTGGTGCGTCAGGGGCGCGAGGTCGAAACGACCAAGTCTAAAAGCCCTGCGATGCAAAATTCTCCACAACGTCGTGGCGTGTGCACCCGTGTGTACACCACGACTCCTAAGAAGCCTAACTCTGCGCTGCGTAAAGTTGCCAAAGTTCGCTTGACCAACGGTTTCGAAGTCATTTCGTACATCGGCGGTGAAGGTCACAACTTGCAAGAACATAGCGTCGTGCTCGTGCGCGGCGGTCGTGTCAAAGACTTGCCAGGTGTTCGTTACCACATCGTGCGCGGTTCGCTCGATTTGCAAGGTGTTAAAGACCGTAAGCAATCGCGTTCTAAGTACGGCGCTAAAAAGCCTAAGGCTAAGTAA